From a single Hymenobacter sp. YIM 151500-1 genomic region:
- a CDS encoding transposase gives MGLTGDELSEAAWAKLAPHLAGKAGDVGRTAADNRLFLNAVLWVMRHGGTWRVLPEHFGKHDTIRKRALRWAQKGTWQRLFTAVRVPELESVLLDSTILRAHQRASGQVKKNAPVTRPSGAAAAD, from the coding sequence ATGGGCCTGACCGGAGATGAATTGAGTGAAGCGGCGTGGGCGAAGCTGGCGCCGCATCTGGCCGGTAAGGCTGGCGACGTAGGTCGCACGGCGGCCGATAACCGCTTGTTTTTGAATGCGGTGCTATGGGTGATGCGCCACGGCGGCACGTGGCGCGTGCTGCCTGAGCACTTTGGCAAGCACGACACGATCCGCAAGCGGGCGTTGCGCTGGGCGCAAAAAGGCACCTGGCAGCGCTTGTTCACGGCCGTGCGCGTGCCGGAACTCGAGTCGGTGCTACTTGACTCGACCATCCTGCGGGCGCATCAGCGCGCCAGCGGGCAGGTGAAAAAAAACGCGCCGGTGACGAGGCCCTCGGGCGCAGCCGCGGCGGACTGA
- a CDS encoding glycoside hydrolase family 55 protein, whose amino-acid sequence MLTPAFFSPARLALAAALLLGRGAARAQDSTFPADGGVIDVTKAPYNAKGDGVTDDTQAILRALADENIANQRRIVYLPKGTYLVSGTLLWPKGLKSGDDYKRTTLQGVNKAGTIIRLKDGAAGFGDAASPKPVVDTQLNAANGFENTISDLTVDVGRRNPGATGIKFNSNNGGGVYNVRIKSSDPAKAGVAGLNLGYPRNGQHLIKNVAVDGFDTGIITGSDKINSVVLESIDVRNQRVCGVYNYFQAVTIRGLRSTNAVPAVRSGGNAMSLHLLDAVITGSGNASTRTAIEIFNTDPDQYGGIRATMQTFLRNIQVTGYQHSAISFNKVRFGVDTLDGNITEYVSHGVYSLFPGNATRSLGLAVRETPAVAWGTPTDTADWVRVRGFTGAAIQAAIDRAGAQTVYLPNGTYTVTQPIIIRGSVRRIIGLRALLQGAASPTFRFENGTAPAVVVQHLNFPSLEHAASRTLVVRNSQMGLYSNTGRGDIYVEEVIGGHWRVSNQRLWARMVNLEDQFSAQTKLVNDGGTVWILGLKTEHPGVAVETTGGGRTEVLGGMIYNNGGAKATPAFINRESTVSLAVSAYGAGNAVYQDLVVETRNGVTDTLRRADVPLRDLAGTLPLYVGGPVGTTTATQSAAPAAATSLAAYPNPSAGHPTVVLTARRAQTAVVEVHNERGKLLGQHRVGLRAGRTECRLPGILPQGIYYLKARIDGENRSFTLQVE is encoded by the coding sequence ATGCTGACACCTGCCTTTTTTTCTCCCGCGCGGCTAGCACTTGCCGCGGCCCTGCTGCTGGGCCGCGGCGCGGCCCGCGCCCAAGATAGTACGTTTCCGGCCGATGGCGGCGTTATCGACGTAACCAAGGCGCCCTACAATGCCAAGGGCGACGGCGTAACCGACGACACCCAGGCCATTCTGCGCGCCCTGGCCGACGAAAACATTGCCAACCAGCGCCGCATCGTGTACCTGCCCAAGGGCACCTACCTGGTGAGCGGGACGCTGCTGTGGCCCAAGGGCCTGAAAAGCGGCGACGACTACAAGCGCACCACCTTGCAGGGCGTCAACAAGGCCGGCACCATTATCCGGCTCAAAGACGGCGCCGCTGGCTTCGGCGACGCGGCCAGCCCCAAGCCCGTGGTTGATACCCAGCTCAACGCCGCCAACGGCTTTGAAAACACGATTTCGGACCTGACCGTGGACGTGGGCCGGCGCAACCCCGGCGCCACCGGCATCAAGTTCAACTCCAACAACGGCGGCGGGGTGTACAACGTGCGCATCAAGTCCTCGGACCCGGCCAAGGCCGGCGTAGCGGGCCTGAACCTGGGCTACCCCCGCAACGGGCAGCACCTGATTAAGAACGTGGCCGTGGATGGCTTCGACACCGGCATTATCACCGGCTCGGACAAGATTAACAGCGTGGTGCTGGAAAGCATTGACGTGCGCAACCAGCGGGTGTGCGGGGTTTACAACTACTTTCAGGCCGTGACCATCCGCGGCCTGCGCAGCACCAACGCCGTGCCGGCCGTGCGCAGCGGCGGCAACGCCATGAGCCTGCACCTGCTGGATGCCGTCATTACGGGCTCGGGCAATGCCAGCACGCGCACGGCCATCGAAATCTTCAACACCGACCCCGACCAGTACGGCGGCATCCGGGCCACCATGCAAACCTTTCTGCGCAACATTCAGGTGACGGGCTACCAGCACTCGGCCATCAGCTTCAACAAGGTGCGCTTTGGCGTGGATACCCTCGACGGCAACATCACGGAATACGTGTCGCACGGGGTGTACTCGCTGTTTCCCGGCAACGCCACCCGGTCGCTGGGCCTAGCCGTGCGCGAAACGCCCGCCGTGGCCTGGGGCACCCCCACCGATACCGCCGACTGGGTGCGGGTCCGGGGCTTTACCGGGGCCGCTATTCAGGCCGCCATCGACCGGGCCGGGGCCCAGACCGTGTACCTGCCCAACGGCACCTATACCGTTACCCAGCCCATTATCATTCGCGGCTCGGTGCGGCGCATCATCGGCCTGCGCGCCCTGCTGCAAGGAGCGGCCAGCCCCACTTTCCGGTTCGAGAACGGCACGGCTCCTGCCGTGGTGGTGCAGCACCTGAACTTCCCCAGCCTCGAACACGCCGCCAGCCGCACGCTGGTGGTCCGCAACAGCCAGATGGGCCTGTACAGCAACACCGGCCGCGGCGACATCTACGTGGAGGAGGTGATTGGCGGGCACTGGCGCGTGAGCAACCAGCGCCTCTGGGCCCGCATGGTTAACCTCGAAGACCAGTTCAGCGCCCAAACCAAGCTGGTCAACGACGGCGGCACGGTGTGGATTCTGGGGCTGAAAACCGAGCACCCCGGCGTGGCCGTGGAAACCACGGGCGGCGGCCGCACCGAAGTGCTGGGCGGCATGATTTACAACAACGGAGGGGCCAAAGCCACGCCGGCCTTCATCAACCGGGAGTCGACGGTGTCGCTGGCCGTTTCGGCCTACGGCGCCGGCAACGCCGTGTACCAGGACCTGGTGGTGGAAACCCGCAACGGCGTCACGGACACGCTCCGGCGGGCCGACGTGCCCCTGCGCGACTTGGCCGGCACGCTGCCCCTGTACGTGGGCGGGCCGGTGGGCACCACTACGGCCACGCAAAGCGCCGCCCCGGCCGCGGCTACCAGCCTGGCCGCTTACCCCAACCCCAGCGCCGGCCACCCCACCGTGGTGCTGACGGCCCGCCGGGCCCAGACGGCCGTGGTGGAAGTGCACAACGAGCGGGGCAAGCTCCTGGGCCAGCACCGTGTGGGGTTGCGCGCCGGCCGTACGGAGTGCCGCTTGCCCGGCATTCTGCCCCAGGGCATCTACTACCTCAAGGCCCGCATTGATGGGGAAAACCGGAGCTTCACGCTGCAAGTGGAGTAA